One part of the Pseudomonas leptonychotis genome encodes these proteins:
- a CDS encoding hotdog fold thioesterase, which translates to MALWQQTPNLEQLNGFLKNTIGEQLDIRFETFDDESISASMVVDARTHQPYGLLHGGASVVLAETLGSTASHLCIDSSKFYCVGLEVNANHLRGVRSGRVTAVARPVHLGRTTHVWDIRLSAEDGKASCISRLTMAIVPLGENGPAQR; encoded by the coding sequence ATGGCCCTCTGGCAGCAAACCCCGAATCTTGAGCAGCTCAATGGCTTTCTAAAAAACACCATCGGCGAGCAATTGGACATTCGTTTCGAAACCTTCGATGACGAGTCGATAAGCGCGAGCATGGTGGTCGATGCACGCACCCACCAACCCTACGGCTTGCTGCATGGTGGGGCGTCTGTAGTGCTGGCCGAAACCTTGGGCTCCACCGCCAGCCATCTGTGCATCGACAGCAGCAAGTTCTACTGCGTCGGCCTGGAAGTTAACGCCAACCACTTGCGCGGCGTGCGCAGCGGGCGGGTAACCGCCGTGGCGCGCCCGGTTCACTTGGGGCGTACCACCCATGTCTGGGATATTCGTTTAAGTGCTGAGGATGGTAAGGCCAGCTGTATTTCCCGGTTGACTATGGCCATTGTGCCTTTGGGTGAGAACGGCCCGGCTCAACGCTAA
- a CDS encoding DUF4892 domain-containing protein — MSRFKRCGLALSLLLSCSVAWADVAGSSDLEVLPRFAGSKIVSFKNVAEQERTYPQGSIRRISGTLRYEREVAAQGQLNAVTYELPRTHTANEVFAQARAALQAQDAELLYWCVGRECGSSSLWANAVFDNATLYGSDAEQTYALMRLAAPRQDSLVALYSITRGNKRAYLHAELLAANAALGEVLPTPATLQRQLKNTGELRLPKQVEPSAAWAELLARSLRLDSTLRVSISGAQAEAWREALVEQRVRASRLELGEDEVSGVQLNVLR, encoded by the coding sequence ATGAGCCGCTTTAAGCGTTGTGGCCTCGCGCTAAGTCTGTTGTTGAGCTGCTCCGTGGCCTGGGCAGATGTGGCCGGTAGCAGCGATCTTGAGGTGCTACCGCGTTTTGCTGGGAGCAAGATTGTCAGCTTCAAGAATGTTGCCGAGCAGGAGCGAACTTATCCGCAAGGATCGATTCGACGCATTAGCGGCACTTTGCGCTACGAGCGTGAAGTGGCTGCCCAAGGCCAGTTGAATGCTGTGACCTACGAGTTACCACGTACCCACACGGCTAATGAGGTGTTTGCACAAGCCCGCGCAGCGCTGCAGGCTCAGGATGCCGAGTTGCTTTACTGGTGCGTGGGCCGTGAATGCGGCTCAAGTAGCCTGTGGGCTAATGCGGTATTCGATAACGCCACCTTGTATGGCTCCGATGCCGAGCAGACCTATGCGTTGATGCGTCTGGCAGCGCCACGCCAGGACAGCCTGGTGGCGCTGTACAGCATCACCCGTGGCAACAAACGCGCCTACCTGCATGCTGAGTTACTGGCGGCCAATGCGGCGCTGGGCGAGGTTTTACCAACACCTGCAACCTTGCAGCGGCAGTTGAAAAACACCGGTGAATTGCGCCTGCCCAAGCAGGTCGAACCTAGCGCTGCCTGGGCAGAGCTGTTGGCACGTAGCCTCAGGCTCGACAGCACCTTGCGCGTCAGCATCAGTGGTGCGCAGGCTGAAGCCTGGCGTGAGGCGTTGGTTGAGCAACGCGTACGCGCCAGCCGCTTAGAACTGGGTGAGGATGAGGTCAGTGGCGTGCAGCTCAACGTGCTGCGCTAA
- a CDS encoding AI-2E family transporter codes for MANNDRLLVQILLLVLLGASLWVLAPFWSALFWAAVLSFASWPVMRVLTRLLGGRQALAAGLLTLTWTVVVAVPLVMLGFNLADHIKDFTALLKGFEVEGLPPAPSWLAGIPLVGERLVGLWLTIDQQGAAFFATVRPYLGQVGNWLLARSAQVGGGMLELALSLILVFFFYRDGSRLAAFAQSLLQRLIGDRAEHYLELVAGTVQRVVNGVIGTAAAQAILAWIGFAIAGVPGALVLGILTFGFSLIMVPPLIWGPAVAWLFWQGEVGMAVFLLIWGFLVISGVDNILKPYLISRGGNLPLIVVLLGVFGGILAFGFMGLFLGPTLLAVAYSLVSDWVGSPAGNIVLSSTDPADKPHS; via the coding sequence ATGGCCAATAACGATCGGCTGCTGGTGCAGATATTGCTGCTCGTTTTGCTGGGCGCCAGCCTATGGGTGTTGGCACCTTTTTGGTCCGCGTTGTTTTGGGCGGCGGTGTTGTCGTTTGCCAGCTGGCCGGTGATGCGTGTGTTGACTCGCCTGCTTGGTGGGCGTCAGGCGTTGGCTGCAGGTTTGCTAACCCTGACCTGGACCGTGGTGGTCGCCGTGCCCTTAGTGATGCTGGGTTTCAACCTGGCGGACCACATCAAAGATTTCACTGCGTTGCTCAAGGGGTTTGAGGTCGAAGGGTTGCCGCCAGCGCCGAGCTGGCTTGCTGGCATCCCTTTGGTGGGCGAGCGATTGGTAGGCTTGTGGCTGACAATCGATCAGCAAGGCGCCGCGTTTTTCGCCACAGTCCGGCCGTACCTGGGCCAGGTTGGCAACTGGTTACTGGCGCGCAGTGCCCAGGTTGGTGGCGGCATGCTGGAGCTGGCCCTGAGCCTGATTCTGGTGTTCTTTTTCTACCGTGACGGCTCGCGTTTGGCGGCGTTTGCGCAAAGCCTGTTGCAGCGGTTGATTGGTGATCGTGCCGAGCATTACCTGGAGTTGGTTGCCGGCACAGTGCAACGGGTGGTCAATGGGGTTATTGGCACGGCAGCGGCGCAGGCCATTCTGGCCTGGATTGGCTTCGCCATTGCCGGTGTGCCGGGTGCGTTGGTGCTGGGGATTCTAACCTTTGGTTTTAGTCTGATCATGGTGCCGCCCCTGATCTGGGGCCCAGCCGTGGCCTGGTTGTTCTGGCAGGGTGAAGTGGGCATGGCTGTGTTCTTGCTGATCTGGGGTTTCTTGGTGATCAGTGGTGTCGACAATATCCTCAAGCCGTACCTGATCAGCCGTGGCGGCAACCTGCCGCTGATTGTGGTGCTGCTCGGGGTGTTTGGCGGCATTCTGGCGTTTGGCTTTATGGGGCTGTTCCTCGGGCCAACGTTGTTAGCGGTGGCCTATAGCCTGGTGAGTGATTGGGTTGGCAGTCCCGCTGGCAACATTGTGCTCAGCAGCACTGACCCTGCGGATAAGCCACACAGCTGA
- a CDS encoding YdgA family protein has protein sequence MKKIVGSALGVIVALGALSTAGAWYTGQQLPDVLETSIKQANEDMAKTLPAVGLSATIELVSLERQLFSSHARYRIQFAGSLDGESPSNFEWFVTDRIEHGPFPLSRLQTLKLMPVMATSNYVLERSPELEKWFAASQDGAPLQGQVSLGYDRSMSGNLRLQPLKVALDEQTHIDFTGLEIDFDSSANVEKISASGVMDSLTVTSTLSTDERMRLEFKGMNLTSNTRKGVSDFYLGQNEVRLQQIELQIGESAPILLKDFVQRDETSEANQQLSARYSYDIGMISYQGNDIGSSEMLWTVKNLDAVALQSMIELYGTLLQSGKVDSESGMPELTDEQTAQFKADLEKLLAGKPGMALEKLAFKTANGESSFSFGLDLNKPASFDLPAPELAKQLIAQLDAKLLVSKAMIGDVVGVQAAIAGETDKEAIAQQAAMMSEMASGMAVASELAIVQGEDISTSLHYANDQVTFNGKQMSVEQFAALAMSSGGGLAGMGDDAPIDGTLLDDPEAESSLQ, from the coding sequence ATGAAGAAAATTGTAGGCAGCGCCCTCGGCGTTATTGTCGCCCTCGGCGCATTGAGCACCGCCGGTGCCTGGTACACCGGTCAGCAACTGCCAGACGTGCTGGAAACCTCGATCAAACAGGCCAATGAAGACATGGCCAAAACCCTTCCGGCTGTAGGCCTGAGCGCCACGATCGAGTTAGTTTCGCTGGAGCGTCAGCTGTTCAGCAGCCATGCACGCTACCGCATCCAGTTTGCCGGCAGCCTGGATGGCGAGTCGCCGAGCAACTTCGAGTGGTTTGTTACTGACCGCATTGAACATGGACCGTTCCCGCTGTCACGCTTGCAGACTCTCAAGCTGATGCCGGTCATGGCCACCAGTAATTATGTGCTGGAGCGCAGCCCGGAGCTGGAGAAGTGGTTTGCCGCCAGCCAGGACGGTGCCCCACTGCAAGGCCAGGTCAGCCTTGGCTACGACCGCTCGATGAGCGGCAACTTACGTCTGCAGCCGCTGAAAGTGGCGTTGGATGAACAGACTCACATCGATTTCACAGGCTTGGAAATCGACTTTGACAGCAGTGCCAACGTCGAGAAGATCAGCGCCAGTGGGGTTATGGATAGCCTCACAGTGACCTCTACTTTGTCCACCGATGAACGCATGCGCCTTGAGTTCAAAGGCATGAACCTCACCAGCAACACCCGCAAGGGCGTCAGCGATTTCTACCTGGGGCAGAACGAGGTGCGTCTGCAACAGATCGAGCTGCAGATTGGTGAGAGTGCGCCCATCCTGCTCAAGGATTTTGTCCAGCGTGATGAAACCAGCGAAGCCAACCAGCAATTGTCAGCGCGTTACAGCTATGACATCGGCATGATCAGTTATCAGGGCAACGACATCGGTTCTTCAGAAATGCTCTGGACCGTGAAGAACCTTGATGCGGTTGCACTGCAATCGATGATCGAGCTGTATGGCACCTTGCTGCAAAGTGGCAAGGTCGACAGTGAGAGCGGTATGCCGGAGCTGACTGACGAGCAGACTGCGCAGTTCAAAGCCGATCTGGAAAAACTGCTGGCTGGCAAACCGGGCATGGCCCTGGAAAAACTCGCGTTCAAAACCGCCAACGGTGAGAGCAGTTTCAGCTTTGGCTTGGACCTGAACAAACCGGCGTCCTTCGACCTGCCAGCGCCTGAACTGGCTAAGCAGTTGATCGCACAGTTGGATGCGAAACTGCTGGTATCCAAAGCCATGATCGGTGATGTAGTTGGCGTTCAGGCGGCGATTGCCGGTGAAACCGACAAGGAAGCGATTGCCCAGCAGGCAGCCATGATGAGCGAAATGGCCAGTGGTATGGCGGTGGCCAGCGAATTGGCCATTGTCCAGGGCGAAGACATCAGCACCAGCCTGCACTACGCCAATGACCAAGTGACGTTCAACGGCAAGCAGATGAGTGTTGAACAGTTCGCTGCTTTAGCCATGAGCAGCGGCGGCGGTTTGGCCGGTATGGGCGACGACGCCCCGATCGATGGAACACTGCTGGACGACCCCGAGGCTGAGAGCAGCCTGCAGTAA
- a CDS encoding alpha/beta fold hydrolase gives MTQSVFFAHANGFPSATYGKLFAALAPDYQVQHLEQHGHDPRFPVNDNWSNLVDELIHHLEAHQQPVWGVGHSLGGVLHYHAALLRPDLYLGVVMLDSPVLTLADKIVIRAAKRFGFIDRITPAGRTLGRREEFVDLAEARGYFAAKGLFRRFDPECLDAYVQHGLQASGKNLRLRFDPATEISIYRSVPHTSPGRPQQLNVPLAMVRGRHSRVVMPHHAHLVRRVPKGEYLTLPGGHMFPLERPQDTADLLKKLFQRWAGQPESEQSA, from the coding sequence ATGACCCAGTCTGTGTTCTTCGCCCATGCCAACGGCTTTCCTTCGGCCACCTACGGCAAATTGTTTGCCGCGCTGGCGCCTGACTACCAGGTGCAACACCTGGAGCAGCACGGCCATGATCCGCGTTTTCCGGTGAACGACAACTGGAGCAACCTGGTTGATGAGCTGATCCATCACCTTGAGGCCCATCAACAGCCGGTGTGGGGTGTTGGTCATTCGCTGGGTGGGGTGCTGCATTACCATGCCGCTTTGCTGCGCCCCGATCTGTACCTAGGGGTAGTGATGCTCGACTCGCCGGTGCTGACGCTGGCCGACAAGATAGTGATCCGCGCCGCCAAACGCTTTGGCTTTATCGACCGCATCACCCCGGCTGGGCGCACGCTGGGGCGACGTGAGGAGTTTGTCGATCTGGCCGAAGCACGCGGTTATTTCGCCGCCAAAGGTCTGTTTCGCCGCTTCGACCCAGAATGCCTGGATGCCTATGTGCAACACGGCTTGCAGGCATCGGGCAAGAACCTGCGCCTGCGGTTTGATCCGGCCACAGAAATTAGTATCTATCGCAGCGTGCCGCATACCAGTCCAGGCCGACCGCAACAACTTAATGTGCCGCTGGCCATGGTTCGCGGCCGTCATAGTCGGGTGGTTATGCCGCATCATGCCCATCTGGTGAGGCGTGTGCCGAAAGGTGAATACCTGACGTTGCCCGGCGGTCATATGTTCCCCCTAGAGCGACCGCAGGACACCGCAGACCTGTTGAAAAAACTGTTCCAGCGTTGGGCCGGTCAACCTGAAAGCGAGCAAAGCGCATGA
- a CDS encoding AMP-binding protein, translating into MAHAIRLPLEVFYEREARHPNKRYMVQPLPGGQLQELSWADVGEQARRAANWLRSRELPQGSRIAIISKNCAHWIVSDLAIWMAGHVSVPLYPNLTGESVGQVLRHSEAALAFIGKLDDWPAMAPGVPVDVPTIGLPLRPQGDFSFTWDDLQACAPIQDTPKPAADQLATIIYTSGTTGTPKGVMHHFSNFGFAASHATELFGVGEDDRVLSYLPLCHVAERMFVELASIYSGQTIFFAESLETFLEDLKRARPTVLFGVPRIWTKFQMGVYSKMPAERLNFLLKLPVIGRLVGKKVLVGLGLDAVRYALSGAAPVPEALLNWYKRLGLDVLEVYGMTENCGYSHVCRPGKFQQGWIGQNSPGVEVRIAEDGEVQVRSGATMQGYYQDPEKTAETITADGFLRTGDKGEQDAQGNLRLTGRIKEIFKTSKGKYVAPAPIENRLGEHSRIEQVCVVGDGMAQPMALCVLSDVGRSEAANSSRGELENSLKNLLEQVNQSLDKHERLQRLVLVKEVWAVDNGFLTPTLKIKRAVVEGTYADRFGEWTERSEAVLWHE; encoded by the coding sequence GTGGCTCATGCAATCCGTTTGCCGCTTGAGGTGTTTTATGAGCGCGAGGCTCGGCACCCGAATAAACGTTACATGGTGCAGCCGTTGCCGGGTGGGCAGCTGCAAGAACTGAGCTGGGCCGATGTCGGCGAGCAGGCACGCCGCGCGGCTAACTGGCTGCGTAGCCGCGAACTGCCGCAGGGCAGCCGCATTGCGATTATTTCTAAGAACTGCGCGCATTGGATTGTCAGTGACCTTGCAATCTGGATGGCGGGGCACGTGTCGGTGCCGCTATACCCCAATCTCACTGGCGAGTCAGTCGGTCAAGTGCTGCGTCATTCCGAGGCGGCGCTGGCCTTTATTGGCAAGCTGGATGACTGGCCAGCCATGGCACCTGGCGTGCCGGTGGATGTGCCGACCATCGGCCTGCCGCTGCGCCCCCAGGGCGATTTCAGCTTTACCTGGGATGACCTGCAAGCCTGCGCGCCCATTCAAGATACCCCCAAGCCAGCCGCTGATCAGCTGGCCACCATCATCTACACCTCCGGCACCACTGGCACGCCGAAAGGGGTGATGCACCACTTCAGCAATTTCGGTTTCGCCGCCAGCCACGCCACTGAGTTATTCGGTGTGGGCGAGGATGACCGGGTGCTGTCTTACCTGCCGCTGTGCCATGTGGCTGAGCGCATGTTTGTCGAACTGGCTTCAATCTATTCAGGACAAACGATTTTCTTTGCCGAGAGCCTGGAAACCTTCCTCGAAGACCTCAAGCGTGCGCGCCCGACCGTATTGTTCGGTGTGCCGCGGATCTGGACTAAGTTTCAGATGGGCGTGTACAGCAAGATGCCTGCTGAGCGGCTCAACTTTCTGCTCAAACTGCCGGTCATCGGCCGTCTTGTGGGTAAGAAGGTGCTGGTCGGGTTAGGGCTGGATGCTGTGCGTTATGCGTTGTCTGGCGCGGCGCCGGTGCCTGAGGCGTTGCTTAATTGGTACAAGCGCCTGGGCCTGGATGTGCTTGAGGTGTATGGCATGACCGAGAACTGCGGCTACTCGCATGTTTGCCGGCCTGGCAAATTCCAACAGGGCTGGATCGGTCAGAACAGTCCAGGCGTTGAAGTACGGATTGCCGAGGATGGCGAGGTGCAGGTGCGCAGCGGTGCGACCATGCAAGGCTATTACCAAGACCCGGAAAAAACTGCTGAAACCATCACCGCCGATGGCTTCCTGCGTACCGGTGACAAAGGTGAACAGGACGCCCAAGGCAACCTGCGCCTGACCGGCCGGATCAAAGAGATCTTCAAAACCAGCAAGGGCAAGTACGTGGCCCCCGCACCCATCGAGAATCGCCTGGGTGAGCACTCGCGTATCGAACAGGTGTGCGTGGTTGGCGATGGCATGGCCCAGCCCATGGCGTTGTGTGTGCTTTCTGATGTGGGCCGTAGCGAAGCCGCCAACAGTAGCCGCGGCGAGTTAGAGAACAGCCTGAAAAATCTGCTTGAACAGGTCAACCAGAGCCTCGACAAGCACGAGCGCCTGCAGCGTTTGGTGCTGGTGAAAGAGGTTTGGGCAGTGGACAACGGCTTCCTTACGCCTACCTTGAAGATCAAGCGTGCGGTAGTAGAAGGCACCTATGCTGATCGATTCGGCGAGTGGACTGAGCGTAGCGAAGCGGTGCTCTGGCACGAATAA
- a CDS encoding alpha/beta fold hydrolase, with protein MSLGFQEVRLRLPHIELAAHLYGPEDGKPVIALHGWLDNAASFARLAPLLPGLRIVALDFAGHGHSDHRPPGGSYAIWDYAHDVLQVAEQFGWQRFSLLGHSMGAIVSVLLAAAMPERIERLALIDGLIPYTGEPDTAPQKLGEALKAQLALAGKSKPVYAEFDRAVAARMRGVGAVSREAAELLAQRGLMPVPGGYTWRTDSRLTLPSPLRLTHAHALAFVHGLQCPAKLVMAEQGMLLAQPKLNQLVEGLAIDVVKLPGGHHLHLDDDAGAGLVADCFKAFLDAP; from the coding sequence ATGAGCCTGGGTTTTCAAGAAGTACGCCTACGCTTGCCCCACATTGAGTTGGCCGCTCACCTGTATGGTCCCGAAGACGGCAAGCCGGTGATTGCCCTGCATGGCTGGTTGGACAATGCCGCGAGTTTTGCCCGGCTGGCGCCACTGCTACCGGGGCTGCGGATCGTGGCCTTGGATTTCGCCGGCCACGGCCATTCGGATCACCGTCCGCCCGGCGGCAGTTACGCGATCTGGGATTACGCTCACGATGTGCTGCAAGTTGCTGAACAGTTCGGTTGGCAGCGTTTTTCCCTGCTCGGGCATTCCATGGGGGCGATTGTTTCGGTGCTGTTGGCGGCGGCCATGCCGGAACGTATCGAGCGTTTGGCGCTAATTGACGGGCTGATCCCTTACACCGGTGAGCCGGACACGGCGCCGCAAAAACTCGGCGAAGCACTCAAGGCGCAACTGGCTTTGGCCGGCAAGAGCAAACCGGTGTATGCCGAGTTTGATCGCGCCGTGGCGGCGCGCATGCGCGGGGTAGGGGCGGTCAGTCGTGAAGCTGCAGAATTGCTCGCCCAGCGCGGCCTGATGCCGGTGCCTGGCGGTTACACCTGGCGTACCGACAGCCGTCTGACCTTGCCATCGCCTCTGCGCCTGACTCATGCCCATGCCCTGGCATTTGTGCACGGCCTGCAATGCCCCGCCAAACTGGTGATGGCAGAGCAAGGCATGCTGCTCGCGCAACCCAAGCTAAACCAGCTGGTCGAGGGTCTGGCCATTGATGTGGTAAAGCTGCCCGGAGGCCATCACTTGCACCTGGATGACGACGCAGGCGCAGGCTTGGTAGCAGACTGTTTCAAAGCATTTTTGGACGCGCCTTGA
- a CDS encoding DUF4389 domain-containing protein produces the protein MSDDNQGLQRESILLRILWMVIFIIVWQLAEILLGAVVLLQLGYRLFYGAPNAGLLSFGDSLSQYLAQIGRFGTFNSDEKPWPFADWPTPQAPQGEVPHSIPPAAHPVRDEEPKL, from the coding sequence ATGAGTGACGACAATCAAGGGCTGCAGCGCGAATCGATTCTACTGCGCATCCTTTGGATGGTGATCTTTATCATTGTCTGGCAGCTGGCGGAAATACTGCTGGGCGCTGTGGTGTTGCTGCAACTGGGTTACCGCCTGTTCTACGGCGCGCCGAATGCGGGTCTGCTGAGTTTTGGTGACAGCCTGAGTCAGTACCTGGCGCAGATCGGCCGTTTCGGTACCTTCAATAGCGATGAAAAGCCTTGGCCGTTCGCAGATTGGCCAACCCCGCAAGCGCCGCAAGGTGAGGTGCCGCATAGCATTCCGCCTGCAGCTCATCCGGTGCGCGACGAAGAACCCAAGTTGTGA
- the sixA gene encoding phosphohistidine phosphatase SixA, whose protein sequence is MKLWLLRHGEAEPTARSDAERNLTAHGRLQVREAAAQLQSRPLRAVLVSPYVRAQQTADLVCEVLAFGGIRQTVPWLTPESDLRQALRELDGYAYDELLLVTHQPLVGALAGFLIHGHRQQSLAMNTASLALLEGDELVAGLMGLSVHKHPTGS, encoded by the coding sequence TTGAAACTCTGGCTGCTTCGCCACGGTGAGGCCGAACCGACTGCACGCAGTGATGCCGAGCGCAATCTGACGGCCCATGGCCGGCTGCAGGTGCGCGAGGCGGCAGCACAGCTGCAGAGTCGGCCGTTACGTGCGGTATTGGTCAGCCCTTATGTACGCGCGCAACAGACGGCGGATCTGGTCTGCGAGGTGCTGGCATTTGGTGGTATTCGGCAGACTGTGCCCTGGCTGACGCCTGAAAGTGATCTGCGTCAAGCGCTGCGGGAACTGGATGGCTATGCCTACGACGAGCTGTTGTTGGTCACCCATCAGCCGCTAGTGGGTGCGTTGGCGGGCTTTCTAATACACGGCCATCGCCAGCAATCGTTAGCGATGAATACCGCCAGCCTAGCCCTGCTTGAAGGTGACGAACTGGTCGCGGGATTGATGGGGCTCTCGGTGCATAAACACCCAACCGGCTCTTAA
- a CDS encoding patatin-like phospholipase family protein → MSKRIALVLGSGGARGYAHIGVIEELEARGYDIACIAGCSMGAVVGGIYAAGKLNEYRDWTQSLDYLDVLRLLDVSFRLGAIRGEKVFGKIREIVGDIDIEDLRIPFTAVATDLTNQQEIWFQEGCLHQAMRASAAIPSLFTPVIQGKRMLVDGGLLNPLPIVPVVSSHCDLIVAVNLNSTHQQHYELPIIERAPALKGRFDLLMSSLGSRLPSFKRKPGEDDELLLLEDNSSPLQPEAINPWQQNARGSLDKPAAPKSASGSRVADLSGPASLLELINQSFEVMQTSLAQYKIAGYPPDILINVPKRVCRFFEFYKAPELIMLGRQIASDTLDKYERGDR, encoded by the coding sequence ATGAGTAAGCGCATTGCGCTGGTATTGGGTTCCGGTGGCGCGCGCGGGTATGCGCACATCGGCGTGATTGAAGAGTTGGAAGCACGCGGTTATGACATCGCCTGTATCGCCGGCTGCTCAATGGGCGCCGTGGTGGGCGGCATCTACGCCGCCGGCAAACTCAACGAATACCGCGACTGGACGCAGAGCCTGGATTATCTGGACGTGCTGCGCCTGCTTGATGTGAGTTTCCGCCTGGGTGCGATTCGCGGTGAAAAAGTGTTCGGCAAGATTCGCGAAATAGTTGGCGACATCGACATTGAGGACCTGCGCATCCCCTTCACCGCTGTCGCCACTGACCTTACCAACCAGCAGGAAATTTGGTTCCAGGAAGGTTGTCTACACCAGGCCATGCGTGCCTCAGCGGCGATTCCAAGTTTGTTTACCCCCGTGATTCAAGGCAAACGCATGCTGGTCGACGGCGGTTTGCTCAACCCACTGCCGATCGTGCCAGTGGTGTCCAGCCACTGTGATTTGATCGTCGCGGTCAACCTCAACTCGACTCATCAGCAGCACTACGAACTGCCGATTATCGAACGCGCCCCCGCGCTCAAGGGCCGCTTTGACCTGCTGATGAGTTCACTGGGTTCACGCTTACCCTCGTTCAAACGTAAACCCGGGGAAGACGACGAACTGCTGCTACTGGAAGACAACAGCAGCCCACTGCAACCCGAGGCCATCAATCCCTGGCAGCAGAACGCCCGCGGCAGCCTGGATAAACCCGCCGCGCCGAAATCCGCCAGCGGCTCGCGTGTGGCTGACCTCAGCGGCCCTGCGTCTTTGCTGGAACTGATCAACCAGAGTTTCGAGGTGATGCAAACCTCATTGGCGCAATACAAAATTGCCGGCTATCCACCGGACATCCTGATCAACGTGCCCAAGCGCGTGTGCCGTTTCTTCGAGTTCTATAAGGCGCCGGAGCTGATCATGCTCGGCCGACAGATTGCCAGCGACACCCTGGATAAATATGAGCGTGGCGACCGTTAA
- a CDS encoding glutathione S-transferase family protein — protein MIDLYTAATPNGHKVSIALEELQLPYNVQALSFDKQEQKAEAFLKINPNGRIPAIVDRGNDDFAVFESGAILLYLAEKTGQLLPSDAKGRSRAIQWLMFQMGGVGPMQGQANVFFRYFPEKLQGPIDRYQRETRRLYEVLDTRLGEAQYLADDYSIADIATYPWVRIHDWAGVSVEGLEHLQRWMNELAARPAVQRGVLVPQREEDGEKIVKAAQSMLIK, from the coding sequence ATGATCGACCTGTATACCGCCGCCACCCCCAACGGCCATAAAGTGTCCATCGCACTGGAAGAGCTGCAACTGCCTTATAACGTGCAGGCACTGAGTTTCGACAAGCAGGAACAAAAGGCTGAGGCCTTTCTCAAGATCAACCCCAATGGCCGTATTCCGGCGATTGTTGATCGTGGCAATGACGATTTTGCGGTGTTTGAATCGGGTGCCATCCTTCTGTACCTGGCGGAGAAAACCGGGCAATTGCTGCCCAGCGATGCCAAAGGGCGCTCGCGAGCGATCCAATGGCTGATGTTTCAAATGGGTGGTGTGGGGCCAATGCAGGGCCAGGCCAATGTGTTCTTCCGTTATTTTCCGGAAAAGCTGCAGGGGCCTATCGATCGCTACCAGCGCGAAACTCGACGTCTTTATGAGGTGCTCGACACGCGATTGGGCGAAGCGCAGTACCTGGCCGATGACTACAGCATCGCCGACATTGCTACCTACCCTTGGGTGCGCATTCACGACTGGGCCGGTGTCTCGGTCGAGGGGCTCGAACATCTCCAGCGTTGGATGAATGAGCTGGCCGCACGCCCAGCCGTGCAGCGCGGCGTGTTGGTGCCACAGCGCGAAGAGGACGGCGAAAAAATCGTCAAGGCCGCTCAGTCGATGTTGATCAAATGA